In a single window of the Gadus chalcogrammus isolate NIFS_2021 chromosome 20, NIFS_Gcha_1.0, whole genome shotgun sequence genome:
- the LOC130373333 gene encoding ribosyldihydronicotinamide dehydrogenase [quinone]-like isoform X2 has product MAAKKVLVVYAHQSAGSFNSAAKDAAVEVLGAQGCTVDVSDLYALKFKATATAEDIVGEVKNQDHFRYAEETKLAWEEGKLSEDIMEEQRKLTQADLVIFQFPMYWFSVPGIMKGWIDRVLTSGYAFTQEKRYSQGIFKDKKAMLSFTTGSNESMFSANGINGDMNVTLWPLQNGILHYCGFQVLAPQIFWAPSHVKAEARGTMLGGWRTRLQGLLLEAPLSFTPSDSFDGAKGFQLKPEVQEKHEGQEFGLTVGTHQGKKLPPNSQIRAGV; this is encoded by the exons ATGG CAGCAAAGAAGGTGCTGGTTGTTTACGCCCATCAGAGCGCCGGGTCGTTCAACTCTGCAGCTAAAGACGCTGCTGTGGAGGTCCTGGGCGCTCAGGGCTGCACGGTGGACGTGTCTGACCTGTACGCCCTCAAGTTCAAGGCCACGGCCACTGCTGAAGACATCGTTG GAGAGGTGAAGAACCAGGATCACTTCCGCTACGCTGAGGAGACCAAACTTGCGTGGGAGGAGGGCAAGCTGTCTGAAGACATCATGGAGGAGCAGCGGAAACTCACCCAGGCTGACCTCGTCATCTTCCAG TTTCCCATGTACTGGTTCTCAGTCCCTGGCATCATGAAGGGCTGGATCGACCGGGTGCTGACGTCAGGCTATGCCTTCACGCAGGAGAAGAGATACAGCCAGGGCATCTTCAAG GACAAGAAGGCCATGCTGTCCTTCACCACCGGCTCCAATGAGTCCATGTTCAGTGCCAATGGCATCAACGGGGACATGAATGTCACCCTGTGGCCA CTGCAGAATGGAATCCTGCACTACTGCGGGTTCCAGGTCCTGGCTCCCCAGATCTTCTGGGCTCCGTCTCATGTGAAGGCTGAGGCTCGGGGCACCATGCTGGGGGGCTGGCGTACCCGCCTGCAGGGTCTGCTGCTGGAGGCCCCGCTCTCCTTCACCCCGTCCGACTCCTTCGACGGGGCCAAGGGCTTCCAGCTGAAGCCCGAGGTCCAGGAGAAACACGAGGGCCAGGAGTTCGGGCTGACGGTGGGAACCCACCAGGGGAAGAAGCTGCCCCCCAACAGCCAGATCAGAGCTGGTGTCTAA
- the LOC130373333 gene encoding ribosyldihydronicotinamide dehydrogenase [quinone]-like isoform X3 — MAKKVLVVYAHQSAGSFNSAAKDAAVEVLGAQGCTVDVSDLYALKFKATATAEDIVGEVKNQDHFRYAEETKLAWEEGKLSEDIMEEQRKLTQADLVIFQFPMYWFSVPGIMKGWIDRVLTSGYAFTQEKRYSQGIFKDKKAMLSFTTGSNESMFSANGINGDMNVTLWPLQNGILHYCGFQVLAPQIFWAPSHVKAEARGTMLGGWRTRLQGLLLEAPLSFTPSDSFDGAKGFQLKPEVQEKHEGQEFGLTVGTHQGKKLPPNSQIRAGV, encoded by the exons ATGG CAAAGAAGGTGCTGGTTGTTTACGCCCATCAGAGCGCCGGGTCGTTCAACTCTGCAGCTAAAGACGCTGCTGTGGAGGTCCTGGGCGCTCAGGGCTGCACGGTGGACGTGTCTGACCTGTACGCCCTCAAGTTCAAGGCCACGGCCACTGCTGAAGACATCGTTG GAGAGGTGAAGAACCAGGATCACTTCCGCTACGCTGAGGAGACCAAACTTGCGTGGGAGGAGGGCAAGCTGTCTGAAGACATCATGGAGGAGCAGCGGAAACTCACCCAGGCTGACCTCGTCATCTTCCAG TTTCCCATGTACTGGTTCTCAGTCCCTGGCATCATGAAGGGCTGGATCGACCGGGTGCTGACGTCAGGCTATGCCTTCACGCAGGAGAAGAGATACAGCCAGGGCATCTTCAAG GACAAGAAGGCCATGCTGTCCTTCACCACCGGCTCCAATGAGTCCATGTTCAGTGCCAATGGCATCAACGGGGACATGAATGTCACCCTGTGGCCACTACAG AATGGAATCCTGCACTACTGCGGGTTCCAGGTCCTGGCTCCCCAGATCTTCTGGGCTCCGTCTCATGTGAAGGCTGAGGCTCGGGGCACCATGCTGGGGGGCTGGCGTACCCGCCTGCAGGGTCTGCTGCTGGAGGCCCCGCTCTCCTTCACCCCGTCCGACTCCTTCGACGGGGCCAAGGGCTTCCAGCTGAAGCCCGAGGTCCAGGAGAAACACGAGGGCCAGGAGTTCGGGCTGACGGTGGGAACCCACCAGGGGAAGAAGCTGCCCCCCAACAGCCAGATCAGAGCTGGTGTCTAA
- the LOC130373333 gene encoding ribosyldihydronicotinamide dehydrogenase [quinone]-like isoform X1: MAAKKVLVVYAHQSAGSFNSAAKDAAVEVLGAQGCTVDVSDLYALKFKATATAEDIVGEVKNQDHFRYAEETKLAWEEGKLSEDIMEEQRKLTQADLVIFQFPMYWFSVPGIMKGWIDRVLTSGYAFTQEKRYSQGIFKDKKAMLSFTTGSNESMFSANGINGDMNVTLWPLQNGILHYCGFQVLAPQIFWAPSHVKAEARGTMLGGWRTRLQGLLLEAPLSFTPSDSFDGAKGFQLKPEVQEKHEGQEFGLTVGTHQGKKLPPNSQIRAGV; encoded by the exons ATGG CAGCAAAGAAGGTGCTGGTTGTTTACGCCCATCAGAGCGCCGGGTCGTTCAACTCTGCAGCTAAAGACGCTGCTGTGGAGGTCCTGGGCGCTCAGGGCTGCACGGTGGACGTGTCTGACCTGTACGCCCTCAAGTTCAAGGCCACGGCCACTGCTGAAGACATCGTTG GAGAGGTGAAGAACCAGGATCACTTCCGCTACGCTGAGGAGACCAAACTTGCGTGGGAGGAGGGCAAGCTGTCTGAAGACATCATGGAGGAGCAGCGGAAACTCACCCAGGCTGACCTCGTCATCTTCCAG TTTCCCATGTACTGGTTCTCAGTCCCTGGCATCATGAAGGGCTGGATCGACCGGGTGCTGACGTCAGGCTATGCCTTCACGCAGGAGAAGAGATACAGCCAGGGCATCTTCAAG GACAAGAAGGCCATGCTGTCCTTCACCACCGGCTCCAATGAGTCCATGTTCAGTGCCAATGGCATCAACGGGGACATGAATGTCACCCTGTGGCCACTACAG AATGGAATCCTGCACTACTGCGGGTTCCAGGTCCTGGCTCCCCAGATCTTCTGGGCTCCGTCTCATGTGAAGGCTGAGGCTCGGGGCACCATGCTGGGGGGCTGGCGTACCCGCCTGCAGGGTCTGCTGCTGGAGGCCCCGCTCTCCTTCACCCCGTCCGACTCCTTCGACGGGGCCAAGGGCTTCCAGCTGAAGCCCGAGGTCCAGGAGAAACACGAGGGCCAGGAGTTCGGGCTGACGGTGGGAACCCACCAGGGGAAGAAGCTGCCCCCCAACAGCCAGATCAGAGCTGGTGTCTAA